The window GGTTTGTCCGATTCGTTTTGGATCACTGTGCTGTGATTATTGGGTTATCGCGCTCATGGCAGGCGAATCTTACTAAAATCACCAGTAGCAGAAACGTTGTCTGCATTCCGAATCCTGTATCGTTTCAGAAGCTTAATACACTGCGGTCGCCACGGGAGCCAGCTACGCTATTATTTCTTGGGCGTTTAGAGAAACGAAAAGGTATCTACCAACTCCTCGAAGCGATTGCGAAACTTTCGCCGAGCTTTCCGCAAATAAGACTACTTGCCGGCGGTGACGGTCGCCTCGAAAACGTAGCAGAGCATGCCAGGCAGCTAGGAATTCAAGATAGGATAACGTTACTCGGTTGGGTCCAAGGGAGTCAAAAGGAGGATTTACTAGCACGAGCGACTCTCTTTGTTTTGCCTTCATACAATGAAGGCTTACCAATGGGCTTACTAGAGGCTATGGCTGCGGGACTCCCGGTTGTCGCAACCACTGTTGGTGGAATTCCCGATGCCGTGGAAGACGGCGTGGAAGGTTCACTGATATCTCCGGGTAATGTTGACGCCTTGTGTGCAGCCATAGAGAAGTTGCTCCTAGGTTCGCAACTCAGGCAGCAGATGGGTGAAGCCGCTGTACGGAAGGTGCGAGATCAGTTTGCACTTAATAGGGTAGTTCCCAAGATTGAAACGCTGTATGTTGAATTAGGTGCCACCCCAATCCTGGAAACCAATTCTGTCACCCCCAGTTGATCGACCACGCAAGGTTGCAAGTAAGGCTCGATGCGTAGTCTAAGTTGGTATATCAAGCGTGCAAGCGTCATGCATCCCAGAGAGGTGTTTCACCGCATCGGGGAGCATGTTGTACTAGCTAGATTGCGCCGTGAGCACAGATTTGGTGAGACACGACCCAAGGAAGTGGAACGACCGAATGATTTCCAATTTTGCACGGAAACAAGCGATCAGCTCCCCGCCTTAAGTTGGAATTTTGATCCGACTGATGACAGGATTCACCAACTTCTTCAAGGGCAATGGTCAGCCCTCGGCTTTCCCTGGAAATGGGAACCTGATTCTCACCTGTGGAGCCGCGCACCGGATACCGGTAAGGCTTGGCCAAGCATATTTTTTGGGTCAATTCCTTACCATGCCGGAAACCCGTTTGGTGATATTCGCGTAGCATGGGAACCGTCCCGATTGCAGCAACTGGTTAGCCTTGCGCTGCTCGTGCGCCAGGATGCAGCCCACGCGGAGCAGGCGATCGGGTTATTGGAGAACATCCTCGCTTCCTGGATTGCAGCAAACCCGCCGCTCACAGGAATCCACTATGTCTCAGCTATGGAATGCGCCCTACGGTTGATTGCTGCATGCCATGCGGTAGACTTGGTTCGCATGAGACTCCGAACGCAAGAACGCACTCAAACGAATCTGTTGCAGCTAGTAGCCTCCCATGCGCCCTTAATCGCAAAGCGGTTATCCCTTTATTCCTCTGCGGGTAATCACACCATCGCGGAGGGGTGTGGGTTGGTCTACGCTGGAACGCTCTTTCCCGAGTTTTCAGGCGCATCGGAGTGGAAATCTATCGGCATGCGCATTCTTGCACAGGAGTCGGCGAGACAGATATTGCCTGATGGTGGCGGGATTGAACAGGCACTCGGGTATCAGCTTTTCATTATCGATCTACTGGGACTCGTACAGGCATTACTTGAACATCATGCCGAGTCCGTACCAGCCACAATTGCTAACGCAGTGCGAAAGGGGAGAGCGTTTCTGATCGCCTTCGGCGACAGCCCGAACAACCTGCCTTCGATCAGCGACAAGGATGGGGGATATGCACTGTCACGCCATCTGCGAATCAGTTGGGATGGAGTTGCGGATCGAAGTGTGGCTAAGATCACATTCCCTGACTCCGGGTACACGATACTTCGCGGTCGCTCGTCATCGCCTTTTCGCTTGGTTCTCGACCATGGGACCTTGGGCATGCCGCCATGCTTTGGTCACGGCCATGCGGACGCTCTCTCCATCATTTTGTATTTCGGTGAGCAAGACATTTTTATTGATCCGGGAACCTACACCTATTCCGGCGACCCAAGATGGCGAGGTTACTTTCGTGGAACTCAAGCGCACAACACCGTTATCGTAGATCGACTCGACCAGGCCGTTCAGGAAACTGCCTTCCTCTGGTCGCAGCCGTTCCACTCGAGCCTCTCGCATCAGCATGTTACTCCGGAGGGGGTAATAACAGTTATCGCAAATCATGATGGCTATAAGAGCCGCCTTGGCGTAACTCATTGGCGAGCAGTGATCTACGAGCCGGCCGGTCGTTGGCTCATCTGGGACTACCTGTCCGGCTCGGGCAGCCATGACCTTGAACTGAACTGGCATCTTGCTGTTGAACCAAAGACCACGCCCAATGGATACATCCTCAAGTGTGACGATGGCCTCTTGCATTTACTCATTGAGGGGGGTAAGACCACGCTGCATCGAGGCGAGACTAATCCGATCAGCGGCTGGCGATCCAGACAGTATGGAATGAAGGAGCCGATTTCAACCCTCTGTACGACCTTCAGCGGAACCCTTCCCCATGAATTTGTCACACAGATACAGCTTGATGGTGTCGGTCCACCTGACAATTTATTAACTACACTGTCGTTCTTTCTGGAATTCGTACATGAAACCCAAGCGCATTGAGATTCTCGGCATTCCAGTTGACTGCGTCACCATGGACGAAGCCGTCGATTGGGCTGAATCCATGATTCATGGACGCCAACCTTGCACTGTCTTGGCAGTAAATCCTGAGAAGATTATTCGTGCCCAGCAGGATCGCGAACTCCTTGACCAGCTCCGGTCTGCCGATCTGCTTATCCCTGACGGCATCGGTGTCGTCCTTGCAGCCCGACTCTTGGGTTTGGGCCACGCCGAGCGAGTCCCTGGTTCCGAGCTGATGCCCCAACTTTGCGAGCGGGCTGCCTCGAAAGGTTATACGGTTTTCCTCTTTGGGGCGAGCACGGCAGTCAACCAGCAAGCTGTCGCAGTCTTACGTGACCGATATCCGGGGATTCGCATAGTTGGCTCCCAACATGGTTATGTGAAAAAAGAAGAGATGCCCTCACTCGTCGCGCGCATCAACGAGTGCCAGCCCGACCTTCTCTTTGTTGCCTTAGGTAGCCCGCACCAAGAACTGTGGATGTCTCGCTATCTCCCACAATTGAAGGTGAAGGTCTGTCAAGGTGTCGGTGGCACGTTTGATGTTATTGCGGGTCGTGTGAGACGTGCGCCAAAGTTTTTCCGCAGCCTGCACCTAGAATGGTTTTATCGTCTCACCAGCAACCCTGGTCGGCTTCGTCGCCAAACAGCCCTCCCGATATTTGCCTATCGCATTCTGAAAGAACGTTTTATTCGTGCGGCCTAAGACATGACTAAGTAGGGTAGAAGGCTAGAAATAACGCATGCCGGAGTTATGATCCCTTTCGAGCGTGAGCCTCATCCTGCTCAGGAAGTCCTGACCAGCCGGGAGTTTTTGTACCACCTCATTTGTTAGTCTTCAGCTTGCCAGCTGGACCGTCTCGGGGACCGGTGGCTGCCCCCCGAGACTACTGTGTGGGCGGACCGTATTGTCGTGGATCCGCCACTGTTCTGTCAGAATTTACGCTTCCTTCAGCGTGTAGAACAGCTCGCCGTTCAAGAACTGCGCGCGCATTTTGCCATTGAACGATTCGATATAACCGTTTTCCCAGGGGGAGCCGGGCTCAATGTAGAGCGGCTCCACCTGCAGAGTCTTCAGCCACCGGCGCAATTTCCTGGCAATGAACTCCGGCCCATAGTTGTCGGACCGAATGTGCTGCGGCACGCCGTGGTGCAGAAACAGCTCGGCCAACAGGAGGACCACGTCCTGGGAGCCGAGCCGGCGCGCCGCCAGCGACGCGAGACATTCCCGCGTGTACTCATCGAGCACCTTCAAGATGCGAAACGGACGCCCATCCTGAGTCCGCTCCGCCACAAAGTCATACGACCAGACCTGATTGCGGTGGGTTGGCCGGAGACGCACGCACGAGCCGTCGGCCCGCCAGAGTCGCGCGCGTTTCGGCTGCTTCGCCGGCACCTTCAAGCCTTCGTGCCGCCAAATCGTATACACGCGCTCCTTCCCCACGTCCCAGCCCTCCCGTTGTAACAACCACGTGATCGTTCGATCGCCATATCGCCCATACTCTTTCGCCAGTTCGATGACTCGAAGCCGCAACCGCTCGTCCGTCGGGGCTGGCTGCGAGACATAGCGATAGCTGGATCGACGCTGGCCGATCGCCCGGCATGCTCGGCGCTCGGAGACGTGCAGCACCGCCATCGCGTGGCGCACGGCCTCTCGCTGCCGCGCCGGGCTTAGAAGTTTCCCGATGCGACTTCCTTCAAGATCGACAGATCGACGGCCTGATCAGCCACGATCCGTTTGAGCCGCAGATTCTCCTGTTCCAGCGCCTTGAGCCGTTTGGCTTGATCCACGCGTAGGCCGCCGTACTCCTTTTTCCATCGATAGTAGGTTTGTTCCGTGATGCCGACCTTCCGGCACGCCTCCCCAACGGTACCCCCTTTGCCACTTTCCAACTCGACCGTGCGCAGATGTTGGATGATTTCTTCCGGGGTGTACGATTTGCGGGGCATGGGATGACCTCCTGGGTTGGGGGTCCAGACTAACATTGAATCTGGACCAATTCAGCCCGGCTAGGTCAATTCTCCAGGGCCAGCTGGCCAATCTTGGCGTGGTGCGTTTTGAGATCCGGCGTATCCGGCGTCGGCGGGGTCCCGCCAAACACGTCTGCAGCCCGCGCCAGCAATTGCTGCTTCCATTCGGTGATCTGGGTGGGATGCACCTGAAACGGCTCGGCTAAGTCGGCCAGCGTCTTGTCGCCTTTGAGCGCGACCAACGCCACCTGCGCCTTCAACGTGGCCCCGTGATTCCGTCGTGTTCGCTTCATCGCCTCGCTCCTTTATGTCGCCACCGCGCGGTGTGGCGTTGGTGAAGCCAGGCTACCACTTACCACGCTGTCCGAATTTCCGGAGCCCCCTCTACCGACACAACTAGGCACGGGAAGGTGATAAAAAATCCCTTCCTGCAATCGTTCGACTGGTGCTTAATGGCCCAGGCTTTTTAGCCCTACCATGAGCCGATCATGTATTGCGGTGCTTACGATGTAACATACATATACATCCACTCCCCTTTTTCGTATCAAAGCGATACAGAGTGAAGGCATTTCCATCCACTTAATGAAAATACCTATTCAATATTCTGATTTGGAGAAAAAACTCTTGCGCAGTTTCTTAGTTTTAAGTATGGTTCAAAAAACATTCGTGATAAGTAGTCGAGTCAGATGATCCTCTGCTTCTTATCGAGGCAGGCGTTTGCGATATTACTTACTGCGTTAAGGAGAAAAGATGAGCTACTTCAAACACAGAATCTGCCTTAGAACGGTAGGCCTGACGGTGGGTGCTTTAGGTTTTCTATTTGTGGCTATGCCCAGCCAGGCGGCTAATGTCCCATTCAATTTCAGCGGCTCGGTTGCGGAAGTTCACGGCGGTGTCTTCACATCGGGAGGATCCGGAGTGAACGGGTTCGGTTCGGCGCTTCCAGTGTCTGGAAGCTTCACCTACAACTCCTCCACTCCAGACGTCTTGCCCGGGGATCCCATGTGGGGCCTGTACGCCAATCCAATCCAGAACATGACCGTCAAGGTCGGAAACTACACAGCCACCTTCAGCCCTGGATCCAGCGTCATGCAAGTGATCAACAACCCGGGACTCGGTGACACGTTCAAGGTGACGCTCAATGGATTTACGAGCAGTCCTGCCGCGGTGAATAGCTTGACACCCACGACATTCGAAATGGAGTTGGTCAATCCAAACGGCAACGTTTTCGCGAATGATCACTTACCTACCACGCCTCCAAGTCTCTCATCGTTTGCTTCCAACCAATGGCGCCTGGTGTTTAGCGGCGTAGGGAACAGAGTACAGGGAGCGCTGACATCCCTAGTTCCATTGCCTGCGGCAGTGTGGTTGTTCGGAGCCGGTTTGATCGCGTTGGTCGGACTAGGGTCACGAGGCCTGGCTTCACGAAAAGATTCGTAGGTTTCGTGAGAATCCGTTCATCCGCCTTCACGCACAGCGCGCACGTTACCCTCGGCGACACTCTTACGACCCGCGCAACTCGCCGTCATGTCTCCTCTCCTCCGCCTGGGGGAGAGGACTAGAATTCTATCAAGGTGTATCGTGGCCGTCATCGCGTTGATTCTTGTCGCCCTACTGGGCTACATGTACGCTGACAGCTTAGTCTTCTTATTTGACCAATGGGGGAGTGATGACTATAGCCATGGACTTTTTGTTCCGGTCATCAGCGCGATCCTCGCGTGGCAGCAAAGACACCGGTTGGCCGGAATGGGCCTCACTCCGTCCTGGTGGGGATCAATAGTCGTTCTCGCTGGTCTTGCGCTGTATGTCGTCGGCAATCTTGCCACCCTGTATCTTATATTACACCTCTCCCTCTGGATCGTGATCGTAGGGTTGGTTCTCTCTTTCATCGGACTTAAACCGCTTCAGAAACTGGCATTCCCTATTGCTTATCTCCTGACCGCTATCCCCTTACCGGTATTCTT is drawn from Nitrospira sp. ND1 and contains these coding sequences:
- a CDS encoding glycosyltransferase family 4 protein, which translates into the protein MKIVMIGTSYDSKGGIASVVSAYRVAGMFERWGIVYLPTHDDKGNLHKFLIVIKSYAKFMGLLARGQVGLLHAHVASRSSFLRKSMFIMLAVTARRPVIFHLHGAEFMLYYHEECGAVRKWFVRFVLDHCAVIIGLSRSWQANLTKITSSRNVVCIPNPVSFQKLNTLRSPREPATLLFLGRLEKRKGIYQLLEAIAKLSPSFPQIRLLAGGDGRLENVAEHARQLGIQDRITLLGWVQGSQKEDLLARATLFVLPSYNEGLPMGLLEAMAAGLPVVATTVGGIPDAVEDGVEGSLISPGNVDALCAAIEKLLLGSQLRQQMGEAAVRKVRDQFALNRVVPKIETLYVELGATPILETNSVTPS
- a CDS encoding alginate lyase family protein; the encoded protein is MERPNDFQFCTETSDQLPALSWNFDPTDDRIHQLLQGQWSALGFPWKWEPDSHLWSRAPDTGKAWPSIFFGSIPYHAGNPFGDIRVAWEPSRLQQLVSLALLVRQDAAHAEQAIGLLENILASWIAANPPLTGIHYVSAMECALRLIAACHAVDLVRMRLRTQERTQTNLLQLVASHAPLIAKRLSLYSSAGNHTIAEGCGLVYAGTLFPEFSGASEWKSIGMRILAQESARQILPDGGGIEQALGYQLFIIDLLGLVQALLEHHAESVPATIANAVRKGRAFLIAFGDSPNNLPSISDKDGGYALSRHLRISWDGVADRSVAKITFPDSGYTILRGRSSSPFRLVLDHGTLGMPPCFGHGHADALSIILYFGEQDIFIDPGTYTYSGDPRWRGYFRGTQAHNTVIVDRLDQAVQETAFLWSQPFHSSLSHQHVTPEGVITVIANHDGYKSRLGVTHWRAVIYEPAGRWLIWDYLSGSGSHDLELNWHLAVEPKTTPNGYILKCDDGLLHLLIEGGKTTLHRGETNPISGWRSRQYGMKEPISTLCTTFSGTLPHEFVTQIQLDGVGPPDNLLTTLSFFLEFVHETQAH
- a CDS encoding WecB/TagA/CpsF family glycosyltransferase translates to MKPKRIEILGIPVDCVTMDEAVDWAESMIHGRQPCTVLAVNPEKIIRAQQDRELLDQLRSADLLIPDGIGVVLAARLLGLGHAERVPGSELMPQLCERAASKGYTVFLFGASTAVNQQAVAVLRDRYPGIRIVGSQHGYVKKEEMPSLVARINECQPDLLFVALGSPHQELWMSRYLPQLKVKVCQGVGGTFDVIAGRVRRAPKFFRSLHLEWFYRLTSNPGRLRRQTALPIFAYRILKERFIRAA
- a CDS encoding VPLPA-CTERM sorting domain-containing protein codes for the protein MSYFKHRICLRTVGLTVGALGFLFVAMPSQAANVPFNFSGSVAEVHGGVFTSGGSGVNGFGSALPVSGSFTYNSSTPDVLPGDPMWGLYANPIQNMTVKVGNYTATFSPGSSVMQVINNPGLGDTFKVTLNGFTSSPAAVNSLTPTTFEMELVNPNGNVFANDHLPTTPPSLSSFASNQWRLVFSGVGNRVQGALTSLVPLPAAVWLFGAGLIALVGLGSRGLASRKDS